GACAGTGAATAGATGAGGTGTGAGCGCCCGTGTCTATCTTTGCTGCGATATCAAAAAGATCAAATTCAGGGAAGTCAATTCTGTCAGTCAAACCTATGACTTTAAGTCTTTTTTCACTTTTCATAGCAGGTCCTCGGCTGGATCTGAATCGTCAGCTCTGACAGCGCAAAAACCGGTTGTTTAACTCGCTGACTGGTGGTCTCATCTGCTTAAGACCGAGGTGGTTATATCATACTTCCGTTTAAATACAACTGCTAAATTTTGTTAATTGCATGGGGAAGTATTTGTTGTTTACGGACATTACTATTAAATCACAGTATTCATGGAATTACTGCACCATATATCCGGTAATTTTTGTTTGTAAAAGAATTGATAAATCCTTTGATGGCTTGTATCTTTTATTTTGTAAGTGATTTGGTTTATATCAAAGCTAAATAAATATTAATGATAGGTGATATATGCGTTATGTTGGGTCGTGCCTATGTGGTAAGGTTACTTTTGAGGTGGTGGGTGATTTTGAACATTTTTATCTTTGCCATTGTGAACATTGCAGGAAAGACACCGGATCGGCTCACGCCGCAAATCTGTTTTCTTCATCAGCCAGTCTGAACTGGCTTTCCGGTGAAAGCCTTGTGAAGGTTTTTGATTATAAGTCCAGCGGACATATAAAAAGTTTTTGCACTGACTGCGGCTCTGCACTCCCTAATATTCAGATGGAGGGGAAACTTATTGTTGTTCCAGCCGGATGTCTGGATGTTGATGTCCCTTTGAGACCTCAGGGGCATATCTTCTGTGCAAACAGAGCCAACTGGGACGATAGCTTAGAATCTGTCCCCGGTTTCGATCAGCTTCCTGAATAAACTAACGGCTAAAAAGGCTATAGCTGGCTTTGTATAATGGGAAAAGGTTTGCAGAGAGGTTATTTTATGTATTCATCCTCTCTTGTAAGGTCTTTCCGCATTGTTTCTCTTATATAGTCCATCCCGTTATAGAAGCCCTTCATCATAGTTGATAGGATAAATCTGCCCTTTGGTGTTATGACTGTTTCTGATCCTGTTCTGCTTACTGCTCCTAATGATTTCAACGCCGTATATTCCAGCAGAGGTCGATGTGCAGGTCTTCCAGATAGTCCGAACATCTCAACCATCATGCGGTATTGGCTGATTGAATGTTTGCTGAAACTGACGCTTTTGGAGACGCTTGACCTGCCGTTTCGTATTTTTTCAGCATATCTTTTAAGGGAGAAAGAGTTCGCATACAGAGTGTTGTTTAAAAAGCTGAAAGCACCGGATCCGAGACCGACATATTCGCTGTGCTCAACGACATATTCATCAATGAACTGCTCCTCGTTTATTGCAAAGTTCCATGAAGTCTTCTGAATATAAGGTGATGTCATTCTTTTTAATATGATTTTATAAAATTCTGCTTCCGTCTTATGTTCAGATTTGCCCAGAAGCTTTTTCAATTTTTCACCTGCAAAAGGGGCATACATGAGCGGGTAAAAAGTAACCTGCTGCGGGGACAGTTTCCGGACAGTTTTAATATCTGTGATGAGCTCTGCTTCTGTTTGTGAAGGAAAATTATATATCATGTCAATATTTACGACAGAGAATTCTTTCAATATATTTGATATCTTTTCGAACTGCTTTTCACCAGAACCAAATTTTTCAAGCCTGCCGATACTTTCAAGATGCATGTCGTTAAAAGACTGTACTCCCACAGACAGCCTGTCTATACGCCCCACTGTGTGTTTCATGCTTGCATCGTCGATGTGGTTAGGGTCTGTTTCGCAGGAGATTTCTTTTATGTCAAACAGTTCTCTGGCAAGTTCTATGGTTTTTGCCAGTTCATCGGGCAGGATAGAGGTTGTTCCCCCTCCGAAGTATGCAGAGGTGAAATTATATCCCAGATCGGCGGTCATTCGCATCTCTTCACGAAGAAGTAAGAAGTATTTTCTTGCAGTTTCTTCGTGTATTTTAAATCTGTGGAATGAACAGTAAGGGCATAGTGTTGCACAAAAAGGTATATGGATATAAAGCAGATAGTCCTTTGTGAAGTCAGGAGCCGGAAGGGTTTTAATGTTGTCTTCAGAAAATCTGAGATAATACCTGACAGCCTGTTTCATTACCGCTCTGGCAAGTTTTGCCGTGACATCCCACTGGATGCGTTCGATAGAATTCTCATTTGAAGTATTGTGTACTCCTGAGAGGAATGATCTTTCTTTTGGGAAGCCGCTCATTTTGACCCCTGTATAGTGTTAATAAAAAACATAATAGTCTTGTAATAGTAAAAAGTACGCACGTGAACAATAGGGGTATTATACACGAAATATATACATGATAAACATATATAGTATTTCGTTATGTGAAGTATGTGAAACGTAAATAATGTTGACTTGAATGAACGGATGCTAATATTATGTGTTTATGAAAATAACTATTATTGTTGATAATTACGTTGATACTGCATGCCTTCTGGCAGAGCATGGGTTCGCCTGTCTTGTTGAGGCAAACGGCAAAAAAATACTTTTTGATACCGGACAAGGTGAGGTGCTGCTTAAAAACATGGAGCACATAGGTGTGGAGAAAGACCTGGACATGATTGTCTTTTCGCACGGACATTATGACCATACGGGCGGACTTTGTAAAAATATGCATACACTTTCAGGATATACGAAAGAGATGTTTGCAAGCGAATTCATATTTGATGACCATCTGAAAAAAGGGGACAGATCGGAATATTCATATATCGGGATAGGGGCGACAGAAGAGGGTATACGGGATATGTATAATCTACATCTCACCAGCGGACTCACAGAGATAGCGGACGGAATATATCTGTCTGGGACAATTGGCAGAGTTGAAGAGTTCAGCGCTGATAAGCTTCTCTATTCCTGTATAAATGACAGATACTGCAAAGATATGTTTCGTGATGAGCAGTATATGGTTATAAAGGATGGGAGCGGTGTTCATGTGATAACAGGATGTACTCACTGTGGTGTGGTTAACCTTCTGGCTGATGTGCGGACAAAGTTTCCTGATGAGCAGATTCTTTCTCTCACAGGCGGGCTGCATATGTTTCGTTCAACTGACGAACAGATAAGTCATATTATAGAACATCTTAAGCGTGAGGGGATCAACAGGATTTTTACGGGGCACTGCACAGGGCTGAATGCAGCTTTTAAGATGCAGAAGAGCCTCGGGGAAACAGTTACTATTGCAAAAGTGGGGATGCAGTTCAGTCTTTAGAACGTTCTTCGTATTTCTTCATGATCAGTTCGCTTTCTGTGGGCGGGTCTCTTTTGATAAGGTCAGTTTCTCCGCAGTTGCTACAAACGTTTTTTGTCATAAAAAGCCATATCGAGCACAAAATCACTGCGGGAGCACCAATCATTGTACCGAAAAAAGGTACAATAGTGAAAAATATGGCGGAAACTGCCAGTGCTATTGCGGCGTAGTAGTTTTTTTTGGTCACATCGACCATCATTTTGCAGTTCTTGCACCATTTCTGAGCCATATAGATATCTAACAGAAAGTTACCATATGTTTCAACCTAATAATTATTATGCATCGCGAGCTTCTTCTTAATCCTCTTTAAACATATCTTTCGCCGAGAAATTTTATAATCCCGTCCATGAAGAAAACACACCCGCTTTAAGCCTCCTGTTGAAAAGCGGGAAAGCCGCGGGGATATTTTTGTCCCCGCTTCTTCATAAAAGGAGATCATATGGATGAAATTATTAAACGTATTAAGGTTTATGAAGGCTACAGCGAAAAGCCGTATGTCTGCCCGGCTGGGAAATGGACAATAGGGTATGGCTACAACTATGAAGACAGAGGATTTCGCACAGATGAAATTACTGAAATACTGCGAAATGGCTTTAGTGTGGGGCTGGCTGAAAAGCTGCTGATACGAGATGTGCAGGAGTGTATCCGTGCCCTCGGCAATATCTATCCATTTTTCAAAAAGCTTGATGAAGTGAGACATGCGGTTCTTGCGGATATGGTTTATCAGCTCGGTATGAATGGTTTTAAGGAGTTCAGAAAAATGCTGTATGCGGTTCAGCAGGGGGACTATGGAAGAGCTTCCGAAGAGATGAGGGATAGTCTGTGGTATGGGCAGTCCGGCAGAAGAAGCGTAATAAACACAACTCAGATGAAAACCGGAGAGTGGGAGGAGATAATCTGATGACCGGAGTTATAACAAAAGTACTTGCGTCAGTTTTAAGTAAGATATTTTATGCATTTTTTACCGAAAGGATGGTGTCGCGGGTGCTCATAGAGCTTATGCGGATATTAGCGAGTAAGACAACAAACACACTTGACGACAGCCTTGTTGAAGAGGTTGCCGCCAATGTGAAATTTTAGATTATTTATAAGCAGCCATCATTACACAGCTCATATTTTTGTTGATGGAGCGGAATTCTCCTCTCGCCAGTTTCTCTTTCAGAAAGGGCTCAGAGAGTGTGTTCCCTCCATAATTTTTAAATAGAAATTTTGTGTGGTTTCATTTCCACTGAAGTATAGCTGTCCGGTGCCTGTTATTTTTTCCTTAAATCTGTGACCGTTTCCCCGCCTATGCCGTAGCTGTCTGTGTCTAGCTCCTGAATTGTTACGACCATTGTCTTGGCTCCCCGCCCCATAACATCAGCGAATACATTTGTAAATCCTGCGATAAGCGCCTTTTTCTGCTCCGGTGTTGCTCCTCCGTCTTCTTTTGTCATTGTAAGATTAAGTATCGGCATGTTTTTCTCCTATTTTTATAATGTATGTCAGCAGACCGCCCAGAGCCACAGCGGATGCGGCCAAAAGCACCGGGATTTTGAAATCACCTGTTCGGTCTGCAATGTATCCGGCGATCAATGGACCTGTTATCTGACCTATGCTGAAGAAAACAGTGAGAACTGATGTCGTTGTTCCGCCCGGACTGAGCTGTCTTCCGTAGGCGAGGGCAAGAGATACTATCCCCAGAAAGGTTCCGCCGAACCCAACAGCCCCCACCATTGTGGCAAACATTCCATCTGATATGACAGGAGCGGCAATGGAGAGTGCCTGCACAGCAAAGGCTGCAATCATAGCGTTCGCAACCCCTGTATGTCTTGCCAGTATCGCCCACATGGGAGTCATGACAACAGCTCCAAGACCGGCAATCACCCATACATATCCGGAAAGTATCACAGAGCCTGTTCCGCGCATAACTATAACAGAGATGAAAGTACCGGTGATGATGTAGCCCGCCCCCTCCAGAAGATACGCAGCGGAGAGGAGATATATAAGCCTGTTAACGCTTTTTCCGGTTTTGGGTACTGTCTTTTCGTAAGTGTCCGGTTTTGGCGTATATTTTATAGCAATGATTGCGGGAGGTATGCTTAAAACTGCCAGCCACAGCCATATTTGTGAAGAGTTGAAATATTCAGACAACATAGGTACTGTCATCCCCGACAGCACCATCCCGCCGCCTATCCCGCTGTATATCACCCCCCCAAGGTGCGGGCGCCTGTATTTCGCCAGATGATCCATTATGAATTCTGCGCTCATAACAAACACCACGGCTGAAAGGAACCCGGATATAAACCTGACAACGTACCATAAGGGGTAGTTATGTATGTACATGACCCCCACAAGAAGGAGGCTGACGGGGATCGAAACAATGAAAAACGGGTAAGCACGCTTTGTCACCGAAAGATATCCGGCATAGAATGCACCGAGTAGATAACCCAGATAGTTGACAGAGGCAAGTGCTCCGGAAACAGTGTCTGAGAAGCCGAAGTCGGACTGCATAAGCGGGAGAACAGGAGTAAAGGCAAATCTGGCGACTCCCATTGCAAGAAATAAAGCTGATGCACCGCCAAGCAGTGCAGTTAATATTTTCATATTGTAATTATAGGCGGGAGTGATATTATTACAAATGAAAATAAATGAAATAATCAATCAGGAAAAATGATATGGACTCGTCGTTGTTAAGAGTATTTCTGGCTGTTGCACAGGAAGGAAGTTTCTCCGGTGCGGCAAAAAAACTGAATTATGTTCAATCCAATGTGACTGCACGCATTAAGCAGCTTGAAGAGGCTGCCGGGCATCAGTTATTTTACAGAAAGCCAAGGGGAGTGGTTCTGACACCAGCGGGAGGAACTCTTATTGCAAATGCAAAGGAGATAGTCAGAAGGCTTGATGACGCAGCAATGATGATGCGGAATTTTGGCGAAAAAACAGGAAGTCTGAGGATAGGGTCAACGGAATCCAACGCTGCGTTAAGGCTGACTCCTGCGCTGGTGCAACTTCATAAAAAATATCCAAGGATCGAGCTTCAGCTTATGACCGGAACTACGAAAGCTGTTATTGAGGAGCTTCTTAACTATAATATTGATATAGCTTTTGTGAGTGGAATACCTGAGAATTCTGATTTAGAGGTGCTTGAGGTTTATGACGAAGAGATGGTAATGGTTGAACCTGCCGAAGGCGACATTCCGGATGTTATCATAACCTTTAAAAAGGGGTGTACATATAAAGAGGCTCTTGAAAACCTTATGCCTGAGCTGGGGTATAGCTCGTTCAGGGTTATGGAGTTTGGCAGTCTGGAAACTATAATAGGATGCGTCTCCGCCGGAATGGGGCGGACGTTACTCCCTCTGAAAGTTGTGGAAAGTATCGCAGACCTGAAAAGGCTCAGTCTGATAAGTCTGCCGGATGGCTGCAAAAAGATACCAACCTGTATGGTTTGCAGAAAGGATGCACGCCCTGTCATAGACTTGCGTGGATTCGGTCTTACGGTTGTTTAATTTTAACATAAAGTTTCATTGTAATAAAATAAGACTAATGTTATCTTAAATTGAGTTAGCGATGATTTTTTACGTTATTTATTTGCATATTGAAGCTCTATATGGCTTACTGTTATAAGGAGATGCTTATGGTTATTAAAGATCCCGTTAGTGGGCTTTCACATCTTGCCGGTGCTATTTTATCAGTAGTTGCGCTGGCACTTCTTGTTTCTCTGGCTGCTTATAATTCAACAGCTTGGCACGTTGTGTCATTTTCTATATATGGTGCATGTATGATCCTTTTGTACCTTGCCAGTGCCGCTTATCATATTTTCCCTTTAAAAGAGAAGGGGACACGCATTCTGAAAAGGATAGACCATGTGATGATATTCATGATGATCGCAGGGACATACACTCCGTTTTGTCTTGTTCCGCTTAGGGGCGGATGGGGGTGGAGTATCTTTGGTGTGGTGTGGGGGATAGCTTTTCTGGGTATATTCTTTAAGTTGTTTTTCATATATGCATCCAGATGGTATTCTACGATACTTTATATCGTTATGGGGTGGATAAGTGTTGTTGCGATATATCCCATTATTAAAAGCATTCCTGCCGGTGGTGTACTGTGGCTTGCTGCGGGCGGCATGTGCTACACAATCGGCGCTGTCGTTTATGCCCGTAAAAAACCCGACCCTTGGCCCGGAGTTTTTGGTTTTCACGAGATATGGCACTTTTTCGTTCTTGGCGGTAGCTTTTGCCATTTTATAGTGATGCTGCGCTATCTGGTCTGGATACGCTAAGTGTTTAGATAATGACCTATGCTGAAAAGTCATGCTCTCTGACAATCCTCTGGGTGTAGTCCAGAAAAGTGTGCCTTTTGCGAGTTAAATCAATCAACCTGCCTGTTTTTTCAAAAAGTTTTTTACAACCTGCTCTTAAAGAAGCTTAATCTGACTGCGGACTGATAATTGGTTTGATGAAAAGTATTCATTAGACAGATAGCCTATATGGATATATCCTGTCGGTTAATAATTATCAAGAGAGGTTCTCTGTGGCGACTCTATCACTTAAATCTAATCAGACTTTAATGCCTTTTATCGCTTTCTGGGTTCTAGGAGTGATATGGGGGAGTAATTTTATCTATATGAAGCTTGCAGTTGAGCTCATAAGCCCTATGCAGGTGCTTTTATACAGGGTGTTTTTCGGGTTTGTACCTGTTTTTTTATATGCCCGCGCGAAGGGGGTTCTTAAGCTTGAGCATTTAAAATATTCGCATCATTTTATTATTATGTCTCTTCTTGCGACCACAGTATATTACTACGGCTTTGTGAAAGGAACATCTCTGCTTTTGTCTGGTGTGGCTGGTGCTGTGAGTGGTGCTATCCCTTTGTTTACATTTATTCTCGGCATAGTCTTTATCCCTGAGGAGAAAGCTACACTAAAAAAAGCGACGGGTATTGTTATAGGTTTTGCAGGAGTTCTGATGATAGCACTCCAGTCTGGTCACGATATTATGTCTTCTAATTTAATTGGGGTTCTTTACATATCTGCCGGTGCGCTGTGTCTGGGAGCATCTTTTGTCTATGCTAAAAATTTTGTAATGCCCCTTAAGCTTCCTGCCGCTGCGCTTACAACGTATCAGCTTGGTTTCGGTTTGATTGAGCTTCTGGTGGTGACGAAATATCAAGGTCTGGGAAATGTCTTTACCGATATGCATTCCGCGATAGGGCTTATTTTAGGGCTTGGTCTTTTAGGTACAGGGCTGGCTTATATAATATATTATTATCTGGTGGAAAGGCTTGGGGCTGTTTCTGCTTCTTCTGTAACGTATCTCCCCCCTGTTGTTGCTTTGCTCATTGGCGCTTTTATTGTTGGTGAACCCATATCCCTAACAAGTTACGCTGCAACAGCAATGATATTTGCCGGTGTTTTTCTGCTGAAAAAGAGATAAGTGTATCTGTTTATATTAAATATATTAGAGTGTTTGTTTCTCTGAGTGTACTTTACTGATAAACCTGCCATGATAATGATTTTCGATATGTGAAAAATGCCTTTTCCGATTACCGGGATATTTTCAATGTAAACAGACATGACAACTTCCATCTTACCGTGTATTCTTTACTTAATAGTGGTCTATCATCTTTCATGGCATATGATAATGATTTGAAGAGGCTATGTTTATTATATTTTTGATTATAAAGATATGTAAGAACGTTTTTAGCGGAGAATTCTATGAGTTTATTACGGGGATGTCTCCTTTTGAGTTTATTAATATTTACACTTTCTGCATGTAATTCCAGACATGAGATACCGGATGTGCGTTTAGGCAATGCCCATCACGACCATCACGCTTCGTTATATATCGCCGCAGAGAAGGGGGAGTATTTTAAAGATATAGCCGGAGTTTTTCTCAGCGAAGTTGTTTACAAATCTCAATACAAACTATATCGCGGTAACTACCTGCTTGCCAATATCTACATTGATGCCAGCACAGGGGGGATACATCTTGTTCGTAAGCTTAATGATAAAATACTGGATGTTGCTTTTGGCGGTGTCCCGGCAATGATAAGCATGATAGATGAAGGGAGTGATATTAAAATAATTTCTCCGGTAATGTCTGAAGGGGCTGCGTTAGTTGTAA
This window of the Denitrovibrio acetiphilus DSM 12809 genome carries:
- a CDS encoding GFA family protein, which produces MRYVGSCLCGKVTFEVVGDFEHFYLCHCEHCRKDTGSAHAANLFSSSASLNWLSGESLVKVFDYKSSGHIKSFCTDCGSALPNIQMEGKLIVVPAGCLDVDVPLRPQGHIFCANRANWDDSLESVPGFDQLPE
- a CDS encoding glycoside hydrolase family protein, translating into MDEIIKRIKVYEGYSEKPYVCPAGKWTIGYGYNYEDRGFRTDEITEILRNGFSVGLAEKLLIRDVQECIRALGNIYPFFKKLDEVRHAVLADMVYQLGMNGFKEFRKMLYAVQQGDYGRASEEMRDSLWYGQSGRRSVINTTQMKTGEWEEII
- a CDS encoding YbfB/YjiJ family MFS transporter, giving the protein MKILTALLGGASALFLAMGVARFAFTPVLPLMQSDFGFSDTVSGALASVNYLGYLLGAFYAGYLSVTKRAYPFFIVSIPVSLLLVGVMYIHNYPLWYVVRFISGFLSAVVFVMSAEFIMDHLAKYRRPHLGGVIYSGIGGGMVLSGMTVPMLSEYFNSSQIWLWLAVLSIPPAIIAIKYTPKPDTYEKTVPKTGKSVNRLIYLLSAAYLLEGAGYIITGTFISVIVMRGTGSVILSGYVWVIAGLGAVVMTPMWAILARHTGVANAMIAAFAVQALSIAAPVISDGMFATMVGAVGFGGTFLGIVSLALAYGRQLSPGGTTTSVLTVFFSIGQITGPLIAGYIADRTGDFKIPVLLAASAVALGGLLTYIIKIGEKHADT
- a CDS encoding tautomerase family protein, with amino-acid sequence MPILNLTMTKEDGGATPEQKKALIAGFTNVFADVMGRGAKTMVVTIQELDTDSYGIGGETVTDLRKK
- a CDS encoding coproporphyrinogen III oxidase family protein, encoding MSGFPKERSFLSGVHNTSNENSIERIQWDVTAKLARAVMKQAVRYYLRFSEDNIKTLPAPDFTKDYLLYIHIPFCATLCPYCSFHRFKIHEETARKYFLLLREEMRMTADLGYNFTSAYFGGGTTSILPDELAKTIELARELFDIKEISCETDPNHIDDASMKHTVGRIDRLSVGVQSFNDMHLESIGRLEKFGSGEKQFEKISNILKEFSVVNIDMIYNFPSQTEAELITDIKTVRKLSPQQVTFYPLMYAPFAGEKLKKLLGKSEHKTEAEFYKIILKRMTSPYIQKTSWNFAINEEQFIDEYVVEHSEYVGLGSGAFSFLNNTLYANSFSLKRYAEKIRNGRSSVSKSVSFSKHSISQYRMMVEMFGLSGRPAHRPLLEYTALKSLGAVSRTGSETVITPKGRFILSTMMKGFYNGMDYIRETMRKDLTREDEYIK
- the trhA gene encoding PAQR family membrane homeostasis protein TrhA — encoded protein: MVIKDPVSGLSHLAGAILSVVALALLVSLAAYNSTAWHVVSFSIYGACMILLYLASAAYHIFPLKEKGTRILKRIDHVMIFMMIAGTYTPFCLVPLRGGWGWSIFGVVWGIAFLGIFFKLFFIYASRWYSTILYIVMGWISVVAIYPIIKSIPAGGVLWLAAGGMCYTIGAVVYARKKPDPWPGVFGFHEIWHFFVLGGSFCHFIVMLRYLVWIR
- a CDS encoding MBL fold metallo-hydrolase — encoded protein: MKITIIVDNYVDTACLLAEHGFACLVEANGKKILFDTGQGEVLLKNMEHIGVEKDLDMIVFSHGHYDHTGGLCKNMHTLSGYTKEMFASEFIFDDHLKKGDRSEYSYIGIGATEEGIRDMYNLHLTSGLTEIADGIYLSGTIGRVEEFSADKLLYSCINDRYCKDMFRDEQYMVIKDGSGVHVITGCTHCGVVNLLADVRTKFPDEQILSLTGGLHMFRSTDEQISHIIEHLKREGINRIFTGHCTGLNAAFKMQKSLGETVTIAKVGMQFSL
- a CDS encoding LysR family transcriptional regulator, with the protein product MDSSLLRVFLAVAQEGSFSGAAKKLNYVQSNVTARIKQLEEAAGHQLFYRKPRGVVLTPAGGTLIANAKEIVRRLDDAAMMMRNFGEKTGSLRIGSTESNAALRLTPALVQLHKKYPRIELQLMTGTTKAVIEELLNYNIDIAFVSGIPENSDLEVLEVYDEEMVMVEPAEGDIPDVIITFKKGCTYKEALENLMPELGYSSFRVMEFGSLETIIGCVSAGMGRTLLPLKVVESIADLKRLSLISLPDGCKKIPTCMVCRKDARPVIDLRGFGLTVV
- a CDS encoding DMT family transporter, which translates into the protein MPFIAFWVLGVIWGSNFIYMKLAVELISPMQVLLYRVFFGFVPVFLYARAKGVLKLEHLKYSHHFIIMSLLATTVYYYGFVKGTSLLLSGVAGAVSGAIPLFTFILGIVFIPEEKATLKKATGIVIGFAGVLMIALQSGHDIMSSNLIGVLYISAGALCLGASFVYAKNFVMPLKLPAAALTTYQLGFGLIELLVVTKYQGLGNVFTDMHSAIGLILGLGLLGTGLAYIIYYYLVERLGAVSASSVTYLPPVVALLIGAFIVGEPISLTSYAATAMIFAGVFLLKKR